The following DNA comes from Saccharomyces cerevisiae S288C chromosome XIII, complete sequence.
GGGATAGTCAAATAGAGCACCATGTCCAGCAGATGcaaagaatattttataGTCGCTGGCGTTGACTTCATTTGCGGTCTTGATCCTCGCTAACGCCTTATTGAAGGCGGAATTTTTCGTTTCAAAGTTCATCTTATCTTCGCCACCAATAAAGCTCTTTGGCAAGTAATGTTCATCCCAGCCAAATCCACCAGTCTCAGAAACGAAGTCCACTTCGAAACCATGCTTTTCGAAAGTATCGAACGACCGCAAAATCTCAACTACAAAAACGCCTGTTTTCGCACCATCTTTATAGAAGGGACCGTGGTATGAAGTAAGAGATATTAGCGCTCTTTTTGGAGTCATTGCAAGgccagttttctttttgaatgaaGGAGAAAAGTGTTCTAGAAATATGTTTTAGTTCTAAGTATCGTTGTCTGGAGCaagcaaagaaaagcaGACCTGTATGTGCAACTTTCTTGTTTTCCATTAAAATCTCAAGAACCGGCCCCTTGACTGTGCTCATATATCAAGTATCGGTTTTAAAGTCCCCTAATTGTGATAATTGCAAGAATGACAGtcaaaaagatatttttcttttctttctttttacctATCCTTCATGAAAATACCTATGCTGATACTGaatatcttcatttgcAGCTATGCAATATTTCAGATACTGCATTTTACCCAAGAGTTTCTTTACTGGTGgttggattttttttaagaCGAGAAGATTACCAGTCCTGGATGTTCATGAATGTGCCTATTGCGTCATCAGCGACTCCGCgccaagaaaagaaatactcGCATGCTCGGATTTATAGAATCGCATAATGGAAATAGCTTCCTTAAAGGATGGagataaggaaaaaatgaCAAGAACAAGGAAGTACTTGGGAGCTTTCTCCGACATGTtaaatatttgaaactCACGCAGCTCTCCTGGAAAGTTGCATCTGGAAAGGTAAGGTTGTTTTTTGTTCAGACATCAAAATCGGCTCTTGTAGACAATGTCACAGATCCacaagttgaaaaaaaagtttcgATGAACTGGATAAGGGGAGAGGTCACAAACAAAGTGTAGGGGGTGAGTAGTATAGTGGTAACTTGTTCATTTACCTAAATAACATTCTCACTAGAAAAGAGATATTGAAAGACTCCTCGTTTACCTAACTTGGCTGGTTCTTAGGTATATAATAGAAACATGGATCTGGCAGGTTATTACTTACAGTTTGCATTCCCACCAGGTAAcaattttcattatatatagttattttttaccaccacttcttcttctttcactTTGTCTTGCAATAGAAATACCAAAACAAGGTGAGGAAAAAATCGAATCTCAACGATAAAAATATGTCCATCACGAAGGTACATGCTAGAACGGTGTATGATTCTCGCGGTAATCCGACTGTTGAGGTTGAAATTACAACAGAGAATGGTCTCTTCAGAGCGATCGTCCCATCTGGTGCCTCCACCGGCATTCACGAAGCTGTTGAACTTAGAGACGGGAACAAGTCCGAATGGATGGGAAAAGGGGTGACCAAGGCAGTCAGTAACGTCAATAGTATCATAGGGCCTGCTTTAATCAAGTCCGACTTATGTGTAACCAATCAGAAGGGCATAGACGAGCTCATGATATCGTTAGACGGAACTTCTAACAAGTCAAGGTTGGGCGCCAATGCTATCCTTGGTGTTTCCTTGTGCGTTGCTCGAGCTGCTGCCGCACAAAAGGGAATTACTCTCTACAAGTATATAGCCGAGTTAGCGGATGCTAGACAGGACCCCTTTGTTATTCCTgttccttttttcaatgttttgAATGGTGGAGCCCACGCCGGTGGCTCTTTAGCTATGCAAGAATTCAAGATCGCGCCAGTCGGGGCTCAGAGCTTTGCAGAAGCCATGAGGATGGGTTCGGAGGTTTACCATCATTTGAAGATATTGGCGAAGGAGCAATATGGACCTTCCGCTGGAAATGTTGGTGACGAGGGTGGAGTCGCCCCCGATATCGACACTGCCGAGGACGCCTTGGACATGATTGTGAAAGCCATTAACATATGCGGTTACGAGGGTAGAGTGAAAGTAGGAATCGATAGTGCTCCTTCTGTTTTTTATAAGGACGGGAAATACGACCTAAATTTCAAGGAACCGAACTCTGACCCATCTCACTGGCTCAGTCCAGCTCAGTTAGCAGAATATTATCATTCATTGCTAAAGAAATACCCAATCATTTCCCTGGAAGACCCCTACGCCGAAGA
Coding sequences within:
- the ERR3 gene encoding phosphopyruvate hydratase ERR3 (Enolase, a phosphopyruvate hydratase; catalyzes the conversion of 2-phosphoglycerate to phosphoenolpyruvate; complements the growth defect of an ENO1 ENO2 double mutant in glucose), producing MSITKVHARTVYDSRGNPTVEVEITTENGLFRAIVPSGASTGIHEAVELRDGNKSEWMGKGVTKAVSNVNSIIGPALIKSDLCVTNQKGIDELMISLDGTSNKSRLGANAILGVSLCVARAAAAQKGITLYKYIAELADARQDPFVIPVPFFNVLNGGAHAGGSLAMQEFKIAPVGAQSFAEAMRMGSEVYHHLKILAKEQYGPSAGNVGDEGGVAPDIDTAEDALDMIVKAINICGYEGRVKVGIDSAPSVFYKDGKYDLNFKEPNSDPSHWLSPAQLAEYYHSLLKKYPIISLEDPYAEDDWSSWSAFLKTVNVQIIADDLTCTNKTRIARAIEEKCANTLLLKLNQIGTLTESIEAANQAFDAGWGVMISHRSGETEDPFIADLVVGLRCGQIKSGALSRSERLAKYNELLRIEEELGDDCIYAGHRFHDGNKL